One window of the Rosa rugosa chromosome 3, drRosRugo1.1, whole genome shotgun sequence genome contains the following:
- the LOC133736437 gene encoding putative transcription elongation factor SPT5 homolog 1, giving the protein MPRHRDEDDDEMEPDEDEYDPDQGLDDVDDEEEEEEEEEEEDRGGRRSGQKRRRSSFIDDVAEEEDDEEEEEDDEDEDYGAYRGGGSRKKSKKKPSGADFLDLEALVDSDEEEEEDEGEDDFIDRGADIPEEGDGRRMHHRPLMDDQEQEDVEALERRIQARYAKQHHTEDTEETTDVDQQALLPSVLDPKLWMVKCAIGKEREVAACLMQKYIDKPELNIRSVIALDHLKNYIYVEAEKEAHVREACKGLRNIFAQKIALVPIREMTDVLSVESKAIDISRDTWVRMKIGIYKGDLAKVVDVDNVRQRVTVKLIPRIDLQALANKLEGREVVKKKAFVPPPRFMNIDEARELHIRVERKRDPMTGDYFENIEKMMFKDGFLYKIVSMKSISTQNIHPTFDELEKFRKPGENGEGDVASLSTLFSNRKKGHFVKGDAVIVIKGDLKNLKGRVEKVEEGTVHIRPDMKDLPKTLAINEKELCKYFEPGNHVKVVSGTQEGATGMVVKVDQHVLIILSDTTKEHLRVFADDVVESSEVTSGITKIGDYELHDLVLLDNNSFGVIIRVETEACQVLKGVPERPEVALVKLREIKCKIEKKLSVQDCFKNTISVKDVVRVVEGPSKGKQGPVEHIYRGVLFIYDRHHIEHAGFICVKSHSCRVVGGSRANGDRNGDSYSRFDHLRAPPLIPQSPRRFPRGGPPNNFGGRNRGGRGHDGLVGTTVKIRQGAYKGYRGRVVEVKGTSVRVELESQMKVVTVDRNCISDNVAITTPYRDTSSYGMGSQTPIHPSRTPLHPYMTPMRDAGATPIHDGMRTPMRDRAWNPYAPMSPARDSWEDGNPGSWGSSPQYQPGSPPSRTYEAPTPGSGWANTPGGNYSEAGTPRDSTGYANAPSPYLPSTPGGQPMTPNSASYLPGTPGGQPMTPGTGGLDMMSPVIGGDNEGPWFMPDILVNVRNSGEETTGIVREVLLDGSCRVALGSGGNGDTVTVLPNEMEVVVPRKNDKIKIMGGSLRGATGKLIGVDGTDGIVKVDDTLDVKILDLAILSKLGQS; this is encoded by the exons ATGCCCCGTCACAGAGACGAAGACGACGACGAGATGGAGCCAGACGAGGACGAGTACGACCCGGACCAAGGTCTAGACGACGTCGACgacgaagaggaggaggaggaggaggaggaggaggaggaccgAGGAGGGCGGAGGTCCGGTCAGAAGCGGAGGAGGTCGAGCTTCATTGACGACGTGGCCGAGGAGGAGGACgacgaggaggaagaggaggacgaCGAGGACGAGGATTACGGCGCCTATCGTGGCGGTGGGAGTCGTAAGAAGAGCAAAAAGAAGCCCTCCGGTGCGGATTTTCTTGATCTCGAAGCGCTGGTTGATTCGgatgaggaggaagaggaggatgaGGGCGAGGACG ACTTTATTGATAGAGGAGCTGATATACCTGAGGAGGGCGATGGTAGAAGGATGCATCATCGCCCATTGATGGATGACCAAGAGCAAGAAGATGTCGAGGCTCTGGAAAGAAGAATTCAGGCAAGATATGCAAAGCAACATCATACAGAAGATACTGAGGAGACCACTGATGTGGACCAGCAAGCTCTTTTACCTTCTGTTTTGGACCCAAAGCTGTGGATGGTGAAATGTGCG ATTGGTAAAGAACGAGAGGTAGCTGCTTGCTTAATGCAAAAGTATATTGATAAACCTGAATTGAACATCAGGTCTGTTATTGCTCTTGACCACCTGAAGaactatatatatgttgaaGCGGAAAAAGAAGCCCATGTGAGGGAG GCTTGCAAAGGATTGCGCAATATATTTGCCCAGAAAATAGCGCTTGTTCCTATTAGAGAAATGACTGATGTTCTTTCCGTTGAAAGCAAGGCAATTGATATTTCTAGGGATACTTGGGTCAGAATGAAGATTGGGATATATAAAGGGGACCTTGCCAAG GTTGTTGATGTGGATAATGTACGACAGAGAGTTACAGTAAAATTAATTCCAAGAATTGATTTACAAGCTCTTGCAAATAAACTG GAGGGCAGAGAAGTTGTGAAAAAGAAAGCGTTTGTGCCTCCGCCACGTTTTATGAATATTGATGAAGCTAG AGAACTGCATATTCGTGTGGAGCGTAAACGAGATCCAATGACGGGTGACTACTTTGAAAACATTGAGAAAATGATGTTTAAAGATGGTTTCTTGTATAAAATAGTATCAATGAAATCAATTAGTACTCAAAACATACATCCCACTTTTGATGAACTGGAAAAGTTTCGGAAACCTGGGGAGAATGGGGAAGGAGATGTTGCCAGTCTGTCAACTTtattttcaaacagaaagaaaggaCACTTTGTGAAGGGTGATGCAGTCATTGTCATCAAGGGTGACCTAAAAAACTTGAAAGGGCGGGTCGAGAAAGTTGAGGAAGGGACCGTGCATATCAGACCCGACATGAAAGACCTCCCA AAAACTCTTGCCATAAATGAAAAAGAACTTTGCAAGTACTTTGAACCTGGGAATCATGTGAAGGTTGTATCTGGTACTCAAGAAGGTGCAACTGGTATGGTTGTCAAGGTCGATCAGCATGTGCTCATCATTTTATCTGATACAACTAAGGAACAT CTCCGTGTGTTTGCTGATGATGTTGTGGAGAGTTCTGAGGTGACATCTGGTATTACCAAAATTGGGGACTATGAACTTCATGATCTTGTGCTACTGGA TAATAATAGCTTTGGTGTAATTATACGTGTTGAAACTGAAGCATGTCAG GTCCTTAAGGGAGTTCCTGAGAGACCTGAGGTTGCCCTTGTCAAATTAAGAGAGATCAAATGCAAGATTGAGAAAAAGCTTAGTGTGCAAGATTGTTTTAAGAACACAATATCTGTGAAAGATGTTGTGAGGGTCGTTGAAGGTCCTTCCAAG GGTAAACAAGGTCCCGTGGAACACATATACAGAGGAGTCTTATTCATTTATGATCGCCATCACATAGAGCATGCGGGCTTTATCTGTGTTAAGTCACATTCTTGTCGTGTTGTAGGAGGATCACGTGCCAATGGTGATAGAAAT GGTGACTCCTACTCTAGATTTGATCATCTTCGAGCTCCTCCTCTTATTCCCCAGTCCCCCAGGAGGTTTCCTAGAGGAGGCCCTCCTAATAACT TTGGGGGAAGAAATAGAGGTGGAAGAGGGCATGATGGATTGGTTGGGACTACAGTAAAGATTCGCCAGGGTGCCTATAAGGGTTACCGTGGGCGCGTTGTTGAGGTTAAGGGAACTAGTGTACGGGTGGAACTTGAGTCCCAAATGAAAGTTGTGACAG TTGACCGGAATTGTATTTCTGATAACGTGGCTATTACAACACCGTATCG TGATACATCTAGCTATGGTATGGGAAGTCAGACCCCAATTCATCCTTCTCGAACTCCGCTCCATCCATATATGACGCCAATGAGGGATGCTGGAG CAACGCCTATTCATGATGGCATGAGGACTCCAATGCGTGACCGAGCATGGAATCCGTATGCACCTATGAGTCCAGCAAG GGATAGCTGGGAGGATGGAAACCCTGGTTCTTGGGGTTCTAGCCCACAGTATCAG CCGGGAAGTCCTCCCTCACGGACGTACGAAGCTCCAACTCCTGGTTCAGGTTGGGCCAACACTCCTGGTGGGAATTATAGTGAAGCTGGAACACCAAGGGACAGTACTGGTTATG CAAATGCTCCTAGCCCATACTTGCCGTCAACTCCCGGTGGGCAGCCTATGACACCAAACTCAGCATCCTATCTTCCCGGAACTCCTGGAGGGCAGCCAATGACACCAGGGACTGGTGGTCTGGATATGATGTCTCCTGTTATAG GAGGGGACAATGAAGGACCATGGTTCATGCCAGATATACTGGTCAATGTACGCAATTCTGGAGAGGAAACTACTGGAATTGTCAGAGAAGTGCTCCTG